Within Paenibacillus sp. RUD330, the genomic segment TGCGGCTGGCTGTCGCCGCAAGGAGCGGAGCGGCCGCTCTGGAGGTTTTCGGCTTGCCGGCCTACCGCAGCCGGCTGACCGAGCGGATCCGGCAGCTGCAGCTGTCCGGCCTGACTTCGCCGCGCATCGTTCACGGAAGCGGCGGACAGGTATGCGAGTTGAAGAATTGGCAGCTGCGCCCGTTCCGCAGCCCGCAAGCATTGGCGGAAGCCGGTTATGCTCACCAAGCGCAGCAGGAGATGCCCGATGCGGTGCTGGCCTTGCTTGGCCAGGGCGAGCCGATCGGCTCGGATCCGCCGCCGCAGGAGGAAATGGCGCCGCCGGCCGGGCATGCCCGAGCGGCTTCCCGGCGGGCTTCCTCGGGAAGCCGCCGCGCGAGCCGCCGCAGGAAAGGGCGGGGCAGACGCAAGGGCGGGATGAGGCTGCGCAAGGGAAGGGCGCTCTCCGCCGGCCGATCGTCTCGCAGGAAAGCGGGCCGCCGCCGGGCAGGCGGCGGCAAGCGCCGGCGTTCCGCAGGCAAGAAGCGGCGCTGAGCGCAAGTGCATGCCGGCAGCCTGACGGGGGCTGTCCGGCAAATTACGAGGGCAGAAAGGCGGGACTATGACGTGCGCGTAATGACCGTACTCGGCACGCGGCCGGAGATCATCCGGCTGAGCCTCATCATCGGCAAGCTGGACCGGCTGGCGGCAAGCCATGTACTGGTCCATACGGGCCAGAATTATACGGCTTCGCTGAATGATGTCTTTTTCGAAGAGATGGGAATCCGCAAGCCGGACCATGTCATGACAGGGGGCAGCCATTCGCTGGGAGGGCAGCTGTCGCTCATGTTCGGCGAGATGGAGCGGCTGCTCCGGCTGGAGAAGCCCGATGTCGTCCTGCTGCTCGGCGACACCAACAGCGCGCTGTGCGCGATCGTCGCGGAGCGGATGGGCATTCCGGTCGTGCACATGGAAGCGGGCAACCGCTGTTACGACCTCACCGTGCCGGAGGAGAAGAACAGGCGGATCATCGATTCCGTATCGACCATCAACATGCCTTATACGGAGTACAGCAAGAGCAATCTGCTGCGCGAGGGCTTTCCGGCGGGCCGGATCGTCCGGACCGGCAATCCGATTCATGAAGTGATGGAGCATTACAAGGACCGGATCGCCGCAAGCGGCATTCTGGAGCGGCTCGGACTGCTGGAGAAGGAGTATGTCCTCGTCACGACCCACCGCGCCGAGAACGTGGACGTGCCCGCCCATCTCGACGGCATCCTCGAAGGCTTGAACCTGATCGCGGACCGCAGCGGCAAGCGGCTCGTCTGCAGCATCCATCCCCGCACCCGATCCCGCATCGAATCCGGCGGTACGGCTGTCTCTCCCCATCCGCTCGTGGAATTCCATGAGCCGTTCGGCTTCTTCGACTTCGTCCGTCTGGAGCAGAGCGCCTGGTGCGCCGTATCCGACAGCGGCACCGTGCAGGAGGAATGCTGCCTGCTCGGCGTCCCGACCGTCACGATCCGCAATACGACGGAGCGGCCCGAGACGGTGGACTGCGGCAGCAACGTCGTCAGCGGCCTCCGTGCCGGCAATATCGCGGATGCCGTCGAGGTCATGACTTCTCTTCCGCCAAGCTGGACCCTTCCGGCAGGGTACCAGTCCCCCGACGTTTCAGACATCGTAGTGAAATATTTGCTTGGAGGGAAATGGAATGTTTGAAAACTCGCGTATTCTCGTTACCGGAGGCACCGGTTCCTGGGGGTATGAGCTGATTCGCCAGCTGCTGCCGCAAAATCCGAAGGAAATCGTCGTGTTCTCCCGCAGCGAATCTGCCCAGGTGACGATGAGCCGCACGTTCGAAGACTCCCGTCTGACGTTCCGGATCGGCGACATCCGCGACCTGGATGCGCTGACGAAGGCGACGATGGGCATGGATTACGTCTTCCATCTGGCCGCGCTCAAGCATGTGCCGGTCTGCGAGGAGCAGCCCTATGAAGCGCTCAAGACCAATGTGCTCGGCACGCAGAACGTCATCGAGGCGGCAACCGCGAACAAAGTGAAGCGCGTCATCTATATATCGACCGACAAGGCGGCCAATCCGTCGAACTTCTACGGCATGACCAAGGCGATCGGAGAGAAGCTGATCGTCTACGCGAACCTGCTTCACACCGATACGAAGTTCGTCTGCGTGCGCGGCGGCAATGTGCTCGGCACGAACGGAAGCGTCATCCACCTGTTCACGAACCAGATCCGCGGCAAAGGCCAGGTCCGCCTGACCGACCGCCGCATGACGCGCTTTTTCCTGACGCTGCAGGATGCGATCTCGCTCTTGTTCAAGGCTTCGGAGGAAAGCCTCGGAGGCGAAATCTTCGTCATGACGATGCCGACCTGCCGCATCGAGGAGCTGGCCGAGGTGCTGATGGAGGATATCGGCGTCAAAGCCGATGTCATCGAGACCGGCATCCGTCCCGGAGAAAAGCTGCATGAAATCCTGCTCACCGAATTCGAAAGCAAGAGCACCGTCATCTACGACAAGGAATATCTCGTCATCCTGCCTCCGCTCGATATTCCCGGCCTGCAAGCCCATTACGCCTCTTATGAAGCGGTCGCCTTCGACAGCTTCTGCTCCAGCGAGAATCTGATGAACAAGCAGGAGATCCAGGATATGCTGAAGCGGGGCGGCTTCCTCTCATGAAGCTGCTCATCATCGGAGGCGGCGGAATGGCAGGCTCGATGATGGTCGACTATTTCCGCCGCCGTACAGGGTTCGAAGTCGTCTGGACGACCCGCGGCGGCCGCGGCGGCTCGCTCCCTCTGGAGGCCTCCGATCTGGAGGCCGTCCGGAGCTTGCTGGAATCCCAGCGCCCGGATCTCGTCGTCAACTGCGTCGGCAAGCTCAACCGCGACGCAGAGGATCATCCGCTCGAGGCTTACATCGTGAACGGGCTGCTTCCCCACTGGCTGGCTTTCGCCGCCTCGGAGATCGGAGCGAGGCTGATCCACATCAGCTCCGACTGCGTCTTCGAGGGAGACCGGGGCGGGTACAGCGAGCTGGATATTCCGGACGGCAAGAGCGTGTACGCGCGCTCGAAAGCTCTCGGGGAACTGCGCGGCTCCGGGCATCTGACGATCCGCACGTCCATCATCGGTCCGGATGCGAATCCGAAGGGAATCGGCTTGCTGAAGTGGTTTCTGGAGCAGAAAGGTTCGGTATCGGGCTACAGCCGCGTATACTGGAACGGAGTGACGACGCTGGAGCTCGCCAAGGCGGTTGAGTATGCGGCTTCGAGGCCGGAGATCGGCGGCCTCGTGCATCTGCTGGCCGCGGCGCCGGCGAGCAAGCTGGAAATGCTGGAGATGTTCAAGCAGGCCTACGGCCGCAATGACATTGACATCACGGCCACTGCCGAGCCGTTCATCGACCGGACGCTGACTGCCGTGCGCGCCGACTGGGACTACAAGGCCCCCGGCATCGCGCAGATGGTGGCGGAGATGGCGGAGTGGGAGCGCCGGAGCTGATTTCCGTGATCCGGCGGGTCAGGGTGAGAGAAGCTCTGGTCGTTACCAGGGCTGCACATAACGATGCCGAAGCGGCCAACCGCTTCGGCATTTGGCGCAGAGGGGGGAGAGGATGGGAATCGGCGGCAAGCGCGAGCAGGAATCAGCCGGATCGGCGGAGGAGCAGGAGCTGGCAGGGGAGAAGGAGCGGGTAAAGGAGAAGGAACCGGCAGGGGAGAAGGAACGGGTAAAGGAGCAGGAACAGGCAGGGGAGAAGGAGCCGGCAGGGGAGAAGGAACCGGCGGGGGAGAAGGAGCTGGCAGGGGAGAAGGAGCTGGCAGGGGAGAAGGAACCGGCAGGGGAAATCAGCTATGTGGAGATCTGCGGAATTTCAACCGAACTGCCTGGGAGCAAGCTGCTTGTCACCGGTGCCGGAGGCTTCTGCGGCGGACATGCGGTGCGGCATTTCACAGCCGCCGGATACGAGGTGCATGCGATGTTCAGACCAGGCTCCGTGCGGACTGCTGAAGGCCGAGAGAATGGAGCTCACCATGTAGAGCTATGCGATCTGGAGGACATGGACGCTCTGCGCGTTCTGGTCGACCGGATTCGTCCCGATGCCGTGCTGCATTTGGCGGGCTCCAACCATGCGGGCGCTTCGTGGAAGGAGCCTGCCGCTTTTCTGCAAGCCAACCTCATGGGAACCGTCCATCTGCTTGAGGCGGTGCGCGAGGCAGGCCATTCATGCCGCATCGTCGTCGCGGGCTCCATGCTTGGTTATGTCCTGCCCGAAGCCGGGCTTCCCCGGCCTCCGCATCCCTACAGCCTCAGCAAAACCTTTCAACTCGCGGCAGCGTTGAGCTGGCACTCGATGTACGGCATGGATATCATCGTGGCCGATCCGGGCAACCTGACCGGTCCGGGTCCTTCGACCGGCCTCTGCGCCTTGCTTGCCCGTTATGCGGCTTCTTGCGAAGCGGCGGCGGCATCGGGCGGGGCGCCGCCTCCTGTGTTTAAGCTGTCATCCTCGATGGAGCAGCGGGATTTTCTCGACGTCCGGGATGCCGTCAGCGCTTATGAAGCCATCATCCGGCATGGCGTCTCCGGAAGGCGTTACGCGATCGCCTCCGGAACGATGCGGACGCTGGGCGAGCTGGCCGGCATCTGCCAAAGCCTTGCTACCTGCCCGCTCGAAATCGAGATCGGCTCCAGTTCGGCCGCTTCGCCGCAGCCTGCGGATGTCTCCTCGCTGCGGGCGCTTGGCTGGGTTCCCGTCATATCGTTTGAGCGGTCCGTCGCGGACACGCTGGAGTCGGAGCGCAAAGCTTTGAAGCTGATTTGAGGAATATCTGGGGGGATTTCAAGAAGCTTTCCAAGGAGTTTCAAGAAGTTTCAAGAAGCTTTCCAAGGAGTTTCAAGAAGTTTCAAGAAGCTTTCCAAGGAGTTTCAAGAAGTTTCAAGTAGCTTTCAAAAGAGCTTTCAAGAAGCTTTCAAAGGAGCTTTCAAAGGAGCTTTCAAGAAACTCTCTAAGAACTTTCCAAGGAGCTTTGTTGCCGCAGCTCCTTGGAAAGCAAGTTGCGGTCAAACGATAAGTTGCTAGCGTTAAAGACGGGACGAAGCCCAGCCCTGCCCTGTGCATCCCGTGTTCGTATAATCTGCAGCCATTCGACGAGCTATTTCAGAATGACGGATAAAGACAATAGGGTTTGTTGTAGACCTGCCTATGAAATGTAAATATTGGCAACGGAAAAACGGAGCGGTTTGTTCAAACTGATCTGCTAGATAAACATGTGAAAAACAAAATAATCGGTGTCAGCGTGATGAAATCCGTTGTCCGATTAAATCCCGGACGACTCCTATGCTAGTGGGATCCGCTGAAGGAACGATTCGACAGGAGCCTGCTGATCTATCGGACATCAGATCCGTTATTTGGTGCGAAATAAGCATTCCATTTTTTTTAACGGACATCAGTTCCGTTATTTATCCCGCTAATATCTATATCCCGCTAATTGTTCACAAATAACGGATCGTATGTCCGATAAAATCGCAGCTACTCAATCAAAGCTCAAATAACGGATCGTATGTCCGATAAAGCTCGAATCATGACGTAGTTCAATCACCGAGTAGTTGTTAGCGGGGGAAATAAAACAGGACGAGCTGAACATGTTCAGCTCGTCCTGTTTAGCTTTGTAACCTGAAGCTGCAGGAACCTGCGGCCGCCGTGCCGCCGTGCCGCTGCGCCGGCACCATCGCTGTCGTCGCCGCCGCTGCGCTCGCTACATCGCCGCCGCGCCGCTTGCCTGCTGCGCAAGCTACCGCGCAGGCTGGCGCGACCCGCCGCTGCGCTCGCTACATCGCCGCTGCGCCGCTTGCCTGCCGCGCAAGCTACCGCGCAGGCTGGCGCGACCCGCCGCTGCGCTCGCTACCGCGTCCGCCGCTGCGCCCGCCTCTGTCGTCGCCGCCATCGCCGCGGCTGCCCGCCTTCGGCTTGGACGCGAACCAGCCGACGACGGCGATCAGGATGAGCACCGTCCAGAAGATGCCCTTCCATAAGCCGCTTTTCGGGAAGCTGGAGCTGATGAGGGCGACATCGGAGTGGCCGACCGTATAGATCGCGAGCTTGATGCCGACCCAGCCGACGATGGCGAAGGCGGCCGTCTCCAGTCCGGGCCGCTCCACCAGCAGCTTGCCGAAGTAAGTGGCGGCGAACCTCATGATGACCAGGCCGATGATGCCGCCTGTCAGGATGAGGATGAACTGGGCGCCGTCGATGCCGCCGATCCGGGGCAGCGTTGTCGCCGGCAGCGTGATCGCCAGCGCGACAGCCGCGAGAATGGCGTCGACCGCGAAGGCGATGTCGGCCAGCTCGACCTTGAGCACCGTCACCCAGAAGTTTTCGGGCTTCTTCTCGGCTTCCTTCTTGAGCTTGTCCTGCTTGACGAACAGCCGCTTGACCATATGGCTGATCGCAATGTACAGCAGGTAAGCGGCTCCGAGCGCCTGCACATACCAGACATGGGCGAGGAAGGAGATGATGAACAGGGAAGCGAACCGGAAGACGAAGGCTCCTCCGAGCCCGTAGAACAGAGCTTTTTTCCGCTCCTTTTCCGGGAGATGCTTGACCATGATGGAGATGACCAGCGCGTTGTCCGCAGCCAGAATTCCTTCCAATCCGATCAGCACCAGAAGCACCCACGCGTATTCCAAAAGGACCGAGGTTGTCAGGCTTCATCACTCCTTTGAACTCTTTCGTTGAGGCGTGCAAGGATAACAGGACTAGTATGCTCTGCTTTTATTTTCCTTAGTCCAGGCCAAAAAAACATTGAATTCCCATGCCGTTCGTCCCATAATCGGGAATACCGACTTACTCCGGAGGCATGGACGATGAACAATCCCCTTACCAGGCTCAGCGTGAAAATGCAGATGATCCTGCTGTTTTTGATGATGGCCATTCCGATTCTGGGGCTGTTCGTCTACGGCAATATGAAAGCGGAAAGCATTTTGAAGCGCAACATCACGAACGCCTATGCCGAGCTGAACAAGCAGAATCTGGTCATCATCGACAAGGACATGGACAATATCAACCGGATCACGACGACGATCATCCAGAATCCCGCAACGCAGGCCATCGTTCCCGGCAGCCTGGAGCCGGTGCTGGACCGGGTCAAGAAATACGCGGCGATGGACAAGCTGCTGCGGGTTTATTCGACCGGCACGGATGGAGAGAATCCGATCTACTATTCCCTTTACGTGTACGATCCCTCAAGCGAGTTCTATTTCGCCCCCTCCATCCAGATGACGCAGAACGGCGTCTACTTCCTCGATTCCGACAACAAGCCGGCCTGGTACGACAAGGCGGTCGAGAACAAGGGACTCGGCTTCATGCAGGTCATCGACAACAACACCGCCTTCAGCAAGGAGAAGACGCTCGCCTACATCCGCGCGGTCAACAACATCGGCGAAGGGAACGTCATCGGCGTCCTGGTCGCGTACAAGATGGACAGCAAGATCGTCGATTCGCTGCGCTCGGTGAATCTGCCCGACGGCGAGATGTTCCTGACGGACAGCCAGGGCACGATCATGTCCTCCACCGTCCAGGGCAAGCTCGGCACCAAGGTCGAGCTGCCGGAAGAGGTCGTCGCCGCGGCCAGATCCGCCCGAAGCGACATGCCGTACCATGCAGTGAACAGCGACGATATCTATGTCGTCAGCGCGGCCAATGCGCTGAACCTGCGCCTCGTCTACGAGATTCCGGTCCAATCGCTGCTCCAGCAGCAAAAGGAGCTCAAAAATGTCATTCTGTTCATCTCGATCGCGTATACGCTGCTCGGCTGCATCGTCATGATCTACTTCTGGCGCTCGCTCATGACGCCGCTGCAGCGCCTCTCGACGTTCGTGCGCCGCTACGAGCCGGGCAAGCGGGTGCCGGAGACGCCGGGGCAATCGCGCAGCGACGAGGTCGGCGTCCTCATCTCCGCCGTATACGGGATGGCGAGGAGGCTCAACAGCCTCATCCACGACCGCTACCAGATGGAGATCCGGCAGAAGGAGGCGCAGCTCCAGATCCTGTACCATCAGATCAATCCGCATCTGCTGTACAACACGCTGGAGAGCATCTATTGGAAAAGCTCGCTCGAGGGCAATTCCGAATCGGCGGAGATGATCAAGGACTTGTCGAAGCTGATGAAGATCAGCCTCAGCCGGGGCCGCGAGATCATCTCGCTGGCGGAGGAGCGCGAGCATGCCGCAGCCTATGTGGCCCTTCAGCAGCGGAGATATGAAGCCGATTTCAAGATGGAGTGGGACGTTCCGGAGGAGCTCGGGAGCATCGGCATTCCCAAGATCACCCTGCAGCCGCTGATCGAGAACGCCATCATCCACGGAATCAAGCATATGGGCGAGGACGGGCTCATCCGGGTCGCAGCCGTCCGGGACGAAGAAGGAAGAATCCGCGTGACGGTGGAGGACAACGGCTACAAGGCCGTTGATTACGCCGCGATCGAGCGCTGGCTCGGGGAGCAGGACAGCTCTCCGGCAATCGGATACGGCATACGCAACATCGACCAGAGGATCCGTCTGCGGTACGGCTATCCGTATGGACTGGGGATCGGACCGAGGCCTGGCGGAGGCACGAAGGTAAGCATCCTGCTGCCGGATCAGGAGCAGCAATCAAACGAGGCAGGCATCGAATCAGACGGGGAGGACAATTGACATGCACCGAATATTGATCGTGGACGACGAACCGCTTATCTGCAAAGGGCTGGCCAGCCTTCTGGCGGGAGCGGGACTTGGCATCACCGACATCCATACGGCGAGCAACGGCTATGAGGCGCTGGATTATTTGCGCATGGAGGAAGTCGACCTCATGATCACCGACATCCAGATGCCGGGAATGAACGGAATCGATCTCATGCATCAGGCGAAGCTGCTCAAGCCTTGGGTGCAGACGATCGTCGTCTCCGCCCACGAGACGTTCCAGTATGCGCAGATGGCAATCCGCCTGGGAGCGAGGGACTATCTGATCAAGCCGCTGAACAGCAGCCAGCTGCTGGATTCGGTCCGCAACGCGCTGCTCAATTCCGAGAAGCCGGTATCCGGGGATCAGGATTATCTGGCGAAGGCGAGCTCGCAGTTCCGCCTGCGCGCGCCGGACAGCGGCCAGAGCGCCGCCCTGCTGAAGCTGCTCGTCGCGCCGCCGGCTGGACCTGCGCAAGGACTTGCGCTGATGGAGCAGGCGGGCATCGCTTCATCCGGCCCTTACTTCGCCATGATCCGCATCCGCGCGGATTTCGGCGGAGGGAATTATTCCGCCCGGGACAAGGACCTGCTCGCCTACGCGATGATGAACATTTCCTGCGAGCTGCTGGAGCAGGAGTGGGACCCGATCCCCTGCCTGCTCCCCGGCTGGGAGGTCGGCGCCTTGATCGGCTGGAGCGAGGCCAAGTACGAAGATACGACGGTAAGCAAGGTGAACCAGCTCGACATGATCGGCCGCAGCCTGCACCATAATCTGGACAGCTGCCTTCATCTTCCGGTCACGCTCGGCATCAGCCAGATCGCCCGGGGAGCCGAATTCCTCTCGATGCTCAGCGCCCAGGCGGCGCGCGCTCTGGACTGGAGCGGCAAGCATCCGGACCAGAAGGTGTTCTACTACGGCGACTTCAGCTGGAGCGATCCGCAGCAGGAGGCCAGCGACGAGGAGCTGTCCGCGCAGAGCAATCTCATCGTGGAGCGTTCCAAGCGCTATATCGAGGAGCACTACGCGCAGAAGGGGCTGACCTTGCACGAGGTCTCGCAGCGCAACCACGTCAGTCCCAATTACCTCAGCTACCTGTTCAAGAAAATAACCGGGAACAACCTGTGGGAATACGTCATCAAGCTGCGCATGGAAGAGGGGCGCCGGCTGCTGATGACGACCGATCTGAGGCGCTACGAGGTCGCGGAGCGGGTCGGGTACGAATCTCCCGAGCATTTCAGCAAAATATTCAAAAAGTACTATGGGCACAGCCCGAGCGAGTTGAAAAAATAGAAGTAAGATTCGCTACGATATGCATAGATACGCACATGTTCTCCCTTTCTCCTGGAATCTAAAATGAATAGATAAAGATAAGAACAGGAGAAAGCGGGGAAAAACATGAGTCAAGACATCGTTGCGGCCACCGGGCCGCAGGCGCAGGCGGGCAGGGGCAAAGCCCGGACCCTGCTTCGCAAATACGGGTGGGGCCTGGCGTTCCTATTGCCGGCGGCCGTCATCTTCATCCTCTTTTTGTGGCTGCCGATCCTCAAGGGATTCTTCTACAGCTTCTACCATATCGACTTCGTCAAGGGCGACGAATTCGTCGGATTGGACAACTATCGGACGGTCTTCAGCGATCCCGACGTCTGGACCGCCGTGAAAAATACGCTCTATTATATGGCGCTGTGCCTCGTCATGGGCTTCTGGGTGCCGATCGTGTTCGCCATCGGAATCTCCGAGATCAAGCGGCTCCAGGGCGTGTTCCGCGTCGCAGCCTACCTGCCGAACGTCATTCCAGTCGTCGTCCTGTACGGGCTCTGGCGATGGATGTACGATCCTGTCGGTCCGATCAACGCCGGCATCACGAGCCTGTTCGGAGGAGAGGGCGTCAGCTTCCTGACCGATACGAAGTGGTCGATGATCTCCCTCGTCTTCATGGAGACGTGGCAGCAATTCGGCTCCGCCATGCTCCTGTATCTGGCCGCCGTGCTCAGCATCCCGCGCGACTGGTACGAAGCGGCGGAGATCGACGGAGCGGGCATCT encodes:
- the wecB gene encoding UDP-N-acetylglucosamine 2-epimerase (non-hydrolyzing) encodes the protein MRVMTVLGTRPEIIRLSLIIGKLDRLAASHVLVHTGQNYTASLNDVFFEEMGIRKPDHVMTGGSHSLGGQLSLMFGEMERLLRLEKPDVVLLLGDTNSALCAIVAERMGIPVVHMEAGNRCYDLTVPEEKNRRIIDSVSTINMPYTEYSKSNLLREGFPAGRIVRTGNPIHEVMEHYKDRIAASGILERLGLLEKEYVLVTTHRAENVDVPAHLDGILEGLNLIADRSGKRLVCSIHPRTRSRIESGGTAVSPHPLVEFHEPFGFFDFVRLEQSAWCAVSDSGTVQEECCLLGVPTVTIRNTTERPETVDCGSNVVSGLRAGNIADAVEVMTSLPPSWTLPAGYQSPDVSDIVVKYLLGGKWNV
- a CDS encoding polysaccharide biosynthesis protein translates to MFENSRILVTGGTGSWGYELIRQLLPQNPKEIVVFSRSESAQVTMSRTFEDSRLTFRIGDIRDLDALTKATMGMDYVFHLAALKHVPVCEEQPYEALKTNVLGTQNVIEAATANKVKRVIYISTDKAANPSNFYGMTKAIGEKLIVYANLLHTDTKFVCVRGGNVLGTNGSVIHLFTNQIRGKGQVRLTDRRMTRFFLTLQDAISLLFKASEESLGGEIFVMTMPTCRIEELAEVLMEDIGVKADVIETGIRPGEKLHEILLTEFESKSTVIYDKEYLVILPPLDIPGLQAHYASYEAVAFDSFCSSENLMNKQEIQDMLKRGGFLS
- a CDS encoding SDR family oxidoreductase — protein: MKLLIIGGGGMAGSMMVDYFRRRTGFEVVWTTRGGRGGSLPLEASDLEAVRSLLESQRPDLVVNCVGKLNRDAEDHPLEAYIVNGLLPHWLAFAASEIGARLIHISSDCVFEGDRGGYSELDIPDGKSVYARSKALGELRGSGHLTIRTSIIGPDANPKGIGLLKWFLEQKGSVSGYSRVYWNGVTTLELAKAVEYAASRPEIGGLVHLLAAAPASKLEMLEMFKQAYGRNDIDITATAEPFIDRTLTAVRADWDYKAPGIAQMVAEMAEWERRS
- a CDS encoding NAD-dependent epimerase/dehydratase family protein: MGIGGKREQESAGSAEEQELAGEKERVKEKEPAGEKERVKEQEQAGEKEPAGEKEPAGEKELAGEKELAGEKEPAGEISYVEICGISTELPGSKLLVTGAGGFCGGHAVRHFTAAGYEVHAMFRPGSVRTAEGRENGAHHVELCDLEDMDALRVLVDRIRPDAVLHLAGSNHAGASWKEPAAFLQANLMGTVHLLEAVREAGHSCRIVVAGSMLGYVLPEAGLPRPPHPYSLSKTFQLAAALSWHSMYGMDIIVADPGNLTGPGPSTGLCALLARYAASCEAAAASGGAPPPVFKLSSSMEQRDFLDVRDAVSAYEAIIRHGVSGRRYAIASGTMRTLGELAGICQSLATCPLEIEIGSSSAASPQPADVSSLRALGWVPVISFERSVADTLESERKALKLI
- a CDS encoding TerC family protein; translation: MTTSVLLEYAWVLLVLIGLEGILAADNALVISIMVKHLPEKERKKALFYGLGGAFVFRFASLFIISFLAHVWYVQALGAAYLLYIAISHMVKRLFVKQDKLKKEAEKKPENFWVTVLKVELADIAFAVDAILAAVALAITLPATTLPRIGGIDGAQFILILTGGIIGLVIMRFAATYFGKLLVERPGLETAAFAIVGWVGIKLAIYTVGHSDVALISSSFPKSGLWKGIFWTVLILIAVVGWFASKPKAGSRGDGGDDRGGRSGGRGSERSGGSRQPAR
- a CDS encoding sensor histidine kinase; amino-acid sequence: MNNPLTRLSVKMQMILLFLMMAIPILGLFVYGNMKAESILKRNITNAYAELNKQNLVIIDKDMDNINRITTTIIQNPATQAIVPGSLEPVLDRVKKYAAMDKLLRVYSTGTDGENPIYYSLYVYDPSSEFYFAPSIQMTQNGVYFLDSDNKPAWYDKAVENKGLGFMQVIDNNTAFSKEKTLAYIRAVNNIGEGNVIGVLVAYKMDSKIVDSLRSVNLPDGEMFLTDSQGTIMSSTVQGKLGTKVELPEEVVAAARSARSDMPYHAVNSDDIYVVSAANALNLRLVYEIPVQSLLQQQKELKNVILFISIAYTLLGCIVMIYFWRSLMTPLQRLSTFVRRYEPGKRVPETPGQSRSDEVGVLISAVYGMARRLNSLIHDRYQMEIRQKEAQLQILYHQINPHLLYNTLESIYWKSSLEGNSESAEMIKDLSKLMKISLSRGREIISLAEEREHAAAYVALQQRRYEADFKMEWDVPEELGSIGIPKITLQPLIENAIIHGIKHMGEDGLIRVAAVRDEEGRIRVTVEDNGYKAVDYAAIERWLGEQDSSPAIGYGIRNIDQRIRLRYGYPYGLGIGPRPGGGTKVSILLPDQEQQSNEAGIESDGEDN
- a CDS encoding response regulator yields the protein MHRILIVDDEPLICKGLASLLAGAGLGITDIHTASNGYEALDYLRMEEVDLMITDIQMPGMNGIDLMHQAKLLKPWVQTIVVSAHETFQYAQMAIRLGARDYLIKPLNSSQLLDSVRNALLNSEKPVSGDQDYLAKASSQFRLRAPDSGQSAALLKLLVAPPAGPAQGLALMEQAGIASSGPYFAMIRIRADFGGGNYSARDKDLLAYAMMNISCELLEQEWDPIPCLLPGWEVGALIGWSEAKYEDTTVSKVNQLDMIGRSLHHNLDSCLHLPVTLGISQIARGAEFLSMLSAQAARALDWSGKHPDQKVFYYGDFSWSDPQQEASDEELSAQSNLIVERSKRYIEEHYAQKGLTLHEVSQRNHVSPNYLSYLFKKITGNNLWEYVIKLRMEEGRRLLMTTDLRRYEVAERVGYESPEHFSKIFKKYYGHSPSELKK
- a CDS encoding sugar ABC transporter permease: MSQDIVAATGPQAQAGRGKARTLLRKYGWGLAFLLPAAVIFILFLWLPILKGFFYSFYHIDFVKGDEFVGLDNYRTVFSDPDVWTAVKNTLYYMALCLVMGFWVPIVFAIGISEIKRLQGVFRVAAYLPNVIPVVVLYGLWRWMYDPVGPINAGITSLFGGEGVSFLTDTKWSMISLVFMETWQQFGSAMLLYLAAVLSIPRDWYEAAEIDGAGIWQRIWHITLPSLRSLILLMFVLQIIGTSQAYQSQLAILDGGPVKATLTYALLIVKYATTRLDMGVASAMGVLMFIVLGALAIVQYRLDRKGDR